In Musa acuminata AAA Group cultivar baxijiao chromosome BXJ3-9, Cavendish_Baxijiao_AAA, whole genome shotgun sequence, a single genomic region encodes these proteins:
- the LOC135649602 gene encoding paired amphipathic helix protein Sin3-like 4 isoform X5, with protein sequence MKGAPEEALMGSQLKRPNVPRVDPSMQTHMAPASAASNTPKLTTNDALAYLKAVKDIFQDKREKYDEFLEVMKDFKSQRIDTNGVIMRVKELFKGHRDLILGFNTFLPKGYEIKLPEEKKPVEFEEAINFVNKIKNRFQNDDHVYKSFLDILNMYRRENKSIHEVYQEVAALFQNHHDLLEEFTHFLPDASATYAPHHAFSGRGFVQRDDRSSLMPTARHIHGDKRERSYTSHADRDFSVDHPDTEHDRQRRHAEREKDRKEDRDKRDRERDEKDIEHDSGDLDEANRRHKFQSRRMDDSVAEPKQQRGDCTENIGTYSISVSSSDDKNALKSVYTREFNFCEKVKEKLHPDTYQEFLKCLHIYSKEIINRTELKNLVSDILGKHLDLMEGFNEFLAHCENIDGFLEGVFNKSMSVEIPSQYL encoded by the exons ATGAAAGGGGCGCCGGAGGAAGCACTGATGGGTTCCCAACTTAAACGGCCCAACGTTCCTCGAGTGGATCC GTCTATGCAAACCCATATGGCGCCGGCATCGGCAGCAAGTAATACTCCCAAACTCACCACTAACGATGCCCTAGCCTATCTCAAGGCCGTGAAGGATATATTTCAAGACAAAAGGGAAAAATACGATGAATTTCTTGAGGTCATGAAGGACTTCAAGAGCCAGAG GATTGACACTAATGGGGTCATCATGAGGGTGAAGGAATTATTTAAGGGCCATCGCGATCTGATATTGGGCTTTAACACCTTCTTGCCAAAGGGATATGAAATTAAGTTACCGGAAGAAAAGAAACCAGTTGAATTTGAGGAAGCAATCAATTTTGTCAACAAAATTAAG AATCGTTTCCAGAATGATGATCACGTTTACAAGTCATTCTTAGATATTCTGAATATGTATCGAAGGGAGAATAAGTCAATCCATGAGGTCTACCAGGAG GTAGCAGCTCTCTTTCAGAATCATCATGATTTACTCGAGGAGTTCACACACTTTTTGCCTGATGCCTCTGCAACATATGCGCCACATCATGCATTTTCTGGTCGAGGCTTTGTGCAACGAGATGACAGGAGCTCTTTGATGCCTACAGCAAGGCATATTCATGGGGATAAG agagagagatcttATACGTCACATGCCGATCGCGATTTTAGTGTTGATCATCCTGATACAGAGCATGATAGGCAGAGAAGGCATGCAGAAAGGGAAAAGGATAGGAAGGAAGACAGGGACAAGAGAGACCGTGAACGGGATGAGAAGGATATAGAGCATGATAGTGGAGATTTAGATGAGGCAAATAGAAGGCATAAATTTCAATCTAGAAGAATGGATGACTCTGTTGCTGAGCCAAAGCAGCAAAGGGGTGACTGTACCGAGAATATTGGCACCTATAGCATTTCAGTTTCATCATCTGATGATAAGAATGCTTTGAAGA GTGTGTATACCCGAGAATTTAACTTTTGCGAGAAAGTCAAGGAGAAGTTGCACCCTGACACTTACCAGGAATTTTTGAAATGCCTTCACATATACAGCAAAGAGATAATAAACAGAACGGAGTTAAAGAATCTG GTAAGCGATATCCTTGGAAAGCATCTGGATCTCATGGAAGGCTTCAATGAATTTTTGGCCCATTGTGAAAATATAG ATGGATTTCTCGAAGGTGTATTCAACAAAAGTATGTCTGTGGAGATTCCTTCCCAGTACTTATAG
- the LOC135649602 gene encoding paired amphipathic helix protein Sin3-like 4 isoform X4, producing the protein MKGAPEEALMGSQLKRPNVPRVDPSMQTHMAPASAASNTPKLTTNDALAYLKAVKDIFQDKREKYDEFLEVMKDFKSQRIDTNGVIMRVKELFKGHRDLILGFNTFLPKGYEIKLPEEKKPVEFEEAINFVNKIKNRFQNDDHVYKSFLDILNMYRRENKSIHEVYQEVAALFQNHHDLLEEFTHFLPDASATYAPHHAFSGRGFVQRDDRSSLMPTARHIHGDKRERSYTSHADRDFSVDHPDTEHDRQRRHAEREKDRKEDRDKRDRERDEKDIEHDSGDLDEANRRHKFQSRRMDDSVAEPKQQRGDCTENIGTYSISVSSSDDKNALKSVYTREFNFCEKVKEKLHPDTYQEFLKCLHIYSKEIINRTELKNLVSDILGKHLDLMEGFNEFLAHCENIGGLVHVPIDGFLEGVFNKSMSVEIPSQYL; encoded by the exons ATGAAAGGGGCGCCGGAGGAAGCACTGATGGGTTCCCAACTTAAACGGCCCAACGTTCCTCGAGTGGATCC GTCTATGCAAACCCATATGGCGCCGGCATCGGCAGCAAGTAATACTCCCAAACTCACCACTAACGATGCCCTAGCCTATCTCAAGGCCGTGAAGGATATATTTCAAGACAAAAGGGAAAAATACGATGAATTTCTTGAGGTCATGAAGGACTTCAAGAGCCAGAG GATTGACACTAATGGGGTCATCATGAGGGTGAAGGAATTATTTAAGGGCCATCGCGATCTGATATTGGGCTTTAACACCTTCTTGCCAAAGGGATATGAAATTAAGTTACCGGAAGAAAAGAAACCAGTTGAATTTGAGGAAGCAATCAATTTTGTCAACAAAATTAAG AATCGTTTCCAGAATGATGATCACGTTTACAAGTCATTCTTAGATATTCTGAATATGTATCGAAGGGAGAATAAGTCAATCCATGAGGTCTACCAGGAG GTAGCAGCTCTCTTTCAGAATCATCATGATTTACTCGAGGAGTTCACACACTTTTTGCCTGATGCCTCTGCAACATATGCGCCACATCATGCATTTTCTGGTCGAGGCTTTGTGCAACGAGATGACAGGAGCTCTTTGATGCCTACAGCAAGGCATATTCATGGGGATAAG agagagagatcttATACGTCACATGCCGATCGCGATTTTAGTGTTGATCATCCTGATACAGAGCATGATAGGCAGAGAAGGCATGCAGAAAGGGAAAAGGATAGGAAGGAAGACAGGGACAAGAGAGACCGTGAACGGGATGAGAAGGATATAGAGCATGATAGTGGAGATTTAGATGAGGCAAATAGAAGGCATAAATTTCAATCTAGAAGAATGGATGACTCTGTTGCTGAGCCAAAGCAGCAAAGGGGTGACTGTACCGAGAATATTGGCACCTATAGCATTTCAGTTTCATCATCTGATGATAAGAATGCTTTGAAGA GTGTGTATACCCGAGAATTTAACTTTTGCGAGAAAGTCAAGGAGAAGTTGCACCCTGACACTTACCAGGAATTTTTGAAATGCCTTCACATATACAGCAAAGAGATAATAAACAGAACGGAGTTAAAGAATCTG GTAAGCGATATCCTTGGAAAGCATCTGGATCTCATGGAAGGCTTCAATGAATTTTTGGCCCATTGTGAAAATATAGGTGGGCTTGTACATGTTCCTATTG ATGGATTTCTCGAAGGTGTATTCAACAAAAGTATGTCTGTGGAGATTCCTTCCCAGTACTTATAG
- the LOC135649602 gene encoding paired amphipathic helix protein Sin3-like 4 isoform X2: protein MKGAPEEALMGSQLKRPNVPRVDPSMQTHMAPASAASNTPKLTTNDALAYLKAVKDIFQDKREKYDEFLEVMKDFKSQRIDTNGVIMRVKELFKGHRDLILGFNTFLPKGYEIKLPEEKKPVEFEEAINFVNKIKNDDHVYKSFLDILNMYRRENKSIHEVYQEVAALFQNHHDLLEEFTHFLPDASATYAPHHAFSGRGFVQRDDRSSLMPTARHIHGDKRERSYTSHADRDFSVDHPDTEHDRQRRHAEREKDRKEDRDKRDRERDEKDIEHDSGDLDEANRRHKFQSRRMDDSVAEPKQQRGDCTENIGTYSISVSSSDDKNALKSVYTREFNFCEKVKEKLHPDTYQEFLKCLHIYSKEIINRTELKNLVSDILGKHLDLMEGFNEFLAHCENIGGLVHVPIDGFLEGVFNKRHTARPIKIEDRDRERERDMDEQKDSERERNNERERVDKGALYNSKEGASHKATFFSNKEKYNLWKPISELDLSNCQRCTPSYRLLPKNYPIPPASHRTELGVSVLNDVWVSVTSGSEDYSFKHMRKNQYEESLFRCEDDRFELDMLLESVNVTTKRVEELLEMTQDPVKSENLIRIGDHLSSLNLRCIERLYGDHGLDVMDVLHKNAGLALPVILTRLKQKQEEWSRCRSDFNKVWAEIYAKNYHKSLDHRCFYFKQQDTKSLSTKALLAEIKEINDKMKEEDDILLAVAARNRRPILPNMEFEYVDVDIHEDLYQIIKYSCGEVCTSLEQVDKVMKIWTTFLEPLMCVRSRNQGEEDAQDAKPKNRAVKTSMVGVGENNRSSGVDCAGATRQNNGDGNISPEQVAPCKTRLASGDTTVTENGFHNIDRTTRHSENLGNKPLQGRGQGSAPMADEVSGINGQYVSAEPLQDNIYVAGGAEQSQNRTNLEIISGANSASLRTGHFGMETVVEPRATNEILPSSEGGQTGRPIVSANGASTTENNKGHRPNEGSASLNNLKVEREEGELSPTGDFGEDNFVTFGDAAINVAPKGKETSASRQFQVRPGEVEASCGEAAGENDADADDEGEESAQRSTEVSENASEAGEDVSGSESGDGGECSREDHEEEEDDAENDQDGKAESEGEAEGTTDTHDAEGEITSLPFSERILHTVKPLARHVPASLHNKEDKYSRIFYGNDSFYVLFRLHQTLYERILSAKTNSSAAEKKWRSSKDTTPPDLYAKFISALYHLLDGSADNTKFEDDCRTIIGTQSYLLFTLDKLIYKVVKQLQAMASDEIDNKLLQLSLYEKSRRSGRSSDLVYHENIRVLLHDENIYRFECFSQSSYVTRLSIQLMEYGHEKPEATAVSMDPSFSGYLYSDFLSSIPDKKGAEGVFLRRNKRKYGDDDEYASTYKAMSRFQVINGLECKISCSSSKVSYVLDTEDFLFRGRKKRIYSCGGTIICGQAQPSQAHDAKVQQFHRFLSRS, encoded by the exons ATGAAAGGGGCGCCGGAGGAAGCACTGATGGGTTCCCAACTTAAACGGCCCAACGTTCCTCGAGTGGATCC GTCTATGCAAACCCATATGGCGCCGGCATCGGCAGCAAGTAATACTCCCAAACTCACCACTAACGATGCCCTAGCCTATCTCAAGGCCGTGAAGGATATATTTCAAGACAAAAGGGAAAAATACGATGAATTTCTTGAGGTCATGAAGGACTTCAAGAGCCAGAG GATTGACACTAATGGGGTCATCATGAGGGTGAAGGAATTATTTAAGGGCCATCGCGATCTGATATTGGGCTTTAACACCTTCTTGCCAAAGGGATATGAAATTAAGTTACCGGAAGAAAAGAAACCAGTTGAATTTGAGGAAGCAATCAATTTTGTCAACAAAATTAAG AATGATGATCACGTTTACAAGTCATTCTTAGATATTCTGAATATGTATCGAAGGGAGAATAAGTCAATCCATGAGGTCTACCAGGAG GTAGCAGCTCTCTTTCAGAATCATCATGATTTACTCGAGGAGTTCACACACTTTTTGCCTGATGCCTCTGCAACATATGCGCCACATCATGCATTTTCTGGTCGAGGCTTTGTGCAACGAGATGACAGGAGCTCTTTGATGCCTACAGCAAGGCATATTCATGGGGATAAG agagagagatcttATACGTCACATGCCGATCGCGATTTTAGTGTTGATCATCCTGATACAGAGCATGATAGGCAGAGAAGGCATGCAGAAAGGGAAAAGGATAGGAAGGAAGACAGGGACAAGAGAGACCGTGAACGGGATGAGAAGGATATAGAGCATGATAGTGGAGATTTAGATGAGGCAAATAGAAGGCATAAATTTCAATCTAGAAGAATGGATGACTCTGTTGCTGAGCCAAAGCAGCAAAGGGGTGACTGTACCGAGAATATTGGCACCTATAGCATTTCAGTTTCATCATCTGATGATAAGAATGCTTTGAAGA GTGTGTATACCCGAGAATTTAACTTTTGCGAGAAAGTCAAGGAGAAGTTGCACCCTGACACTTACCAGGAATTTTTGAAATGCCTTCACATATACAGCAAAGAGATAATAAACAGAACGGAGTTAAAGAATCTG GTAAGCGATATCCTTGGAAAGCATCTGGATCTCATGGAAGGCTTCAATGAATTTTTGGCCCATTGTGAAAATATAGGTGGGCTTGTACATGTTCCTATTG ATGGATTTCTCGAAGGTGTATTCAACAAAA GGCATACAGCTAGGCCAATTAAGATAGAGGACAGAGACAGAGAAAGGGAGCGGGACATGGATGAGCAGAAGGATTCtgaaagggagagaaataatgaAAGGGAAAGAGTTGACAAAGGTGCTCTGTACAATTCTAAGGAGGGTGCTTCACACAAGGCTACTTTCTTCtcaaacaaagaaaaatataatttatggAAACCAATTTCAGAGCTTGATCTCTCAAATTGTCAACGTTGTACCCCAAGTTACCGTCTTCTGCCGAAAAAT TATCCAATTCCTCCTGCTAGCCACAGGACTGAACTTGGAGTGTCAGTATTAAATGATGTATGGGTATCAGTGACTTCTGGAAGTGAGGATTACTCTTTCAAGCACATGCGCAAAAACCAATACGAAGAAAGTTTATTTAGATGTGAAGATGATAG ATTTGAGCTGGACATGTTATTGGAATCGGTGAATGTCACAACCAAGCGAGTAGAGGAATTGCTAGAAATGACACAAGATCCTGTCAAATCAGAAAATCTAATTCGCATTGGAGACCATCTTTCTT CTTTGAATTTGAGGTGCATTGAACGGTTGTATGGAGACCATGGTCTTGATGTCATGGACGTACTTCACAAGAATGCTGGTCTTGCTTTGCCAGTCATATTAACCCGCCTgaagcaaaagcaagaggaaTGGTCTAGGTGTCGTTCAGATTTCAATAAAGTTTGGGCAGAAATATATGCTAAGAATTATCATAAGTCACTCGATCATCGCTGTTTCTATTTCAAGCAACAGGATACAAAGAGCTTGAGCACAAAGG CTTTGCTGGCTGAGATTAAAGAAATCAATGACAAGATGAAGGAGGAGGATGACATTCTTCTCGCTGTTGCTGCCAGAAATAGGCGGCCTATACTTCCCAACATGGAATTTGAGTATGTAGATGTAGATATCCATGAGGATTTGTATCAGATCATTAAATATTCATGTGGAGAAGTTTGCACATCTTTGGAACAAGTGGACAAAGTCATGAAGATATGGACCACCTTTTTGGAGCCCTTAATGTGTGTTCGATCTAGAAATCAAGGTGAAGAAgatgctcaagatgcaaaacctaAAAACCGTGCTGTCAAAACCAGTATGGTAGGAGTGGGTGAAAACAATCGGAGTTCTGGTGTTGATTGTGCTGGTGCTACCAGGCAAAACAATGGTGATGGGAACATTTCACCCGAACAAGTAGCTCCATGCAAAACTAGGTTGGCCAGTGGAGACACAACAGTTACTGAAAATGGTTTTCATAACATAGATCGAACAACTCGCCATAGTGAAAATCTTGGTAACAAACCACTGCAAGGAAGAGGGCAGGGGAGTGCTCCAATGGCTGATGAAGTGTCTGGAATAAACGGACAATATGTATCTGCAGAGCCTTTACAGGATAACATTTATGTTGCTGGTGGAGCTGAACAAAGTCAGAATAGAACAAACCTGGAGATCATATCAG GAGCTAATAGTGCCTCTCTAAGAACTGGTCATTTTGGAATGGAAACAGTAGTTGAACCTCGAGCTACCAATGAAATTTTACCATCTTCAGAg GGTGGACAAACTGGAAGGCCCATTGTATCAGCAAATGGTGCTAGCACCACTGAAAACAACAAGGGTCACAGGCCTAATGAAGGTTCTGCTTCCcttaataaccttaaggttgAAAGAGAAGAAGGTGAATTGTCACCTACTGGAGATTTTGGAGAGGATAATTTTGTGACTTTTGGAGATGCTGCTATAAATGTTGCTCCTAAAGGGAAGGAAACTTCTGCCAGCAGACAGTTCCAAGTCAGACCTGGAGAAGTAGAGGCTTCTTGTGGTGAAGCTGCAGGGGAGAATGATGCTGATGCTGATGATGAGGGTGAGGAAAGTGCTCAACGGTCTACAGAGGTTAGTGAAAATGCATCGGAGGCTGGTGAGGATGTCTCAGGCAGCGAATCTGGTGATGGTGGGGAATGTTCTCGGGAAGAtcacgaggaggaagaggatgatgcTGAGAATGATCAGGATGGTAAGGCTGAAAGTGAGGGTGAAGCTGAAGGAACGACTGATACACATGATGCTGAAGGAGAGATTACCTCATTACCATTTTCAGAACGAATTCTACACACGGTTAAACCTCTTGCAAGGCATGTACCTGCCTCATTACATAATAAGGAAGATAAATATTCGCGGATTTTTTACGGAAACGATTCATTTTATGTGCTGTTTCGTCTTCATCAG ACTTTGTATGAAAGGATACTCTCAGCCAAGACGAACTCATCAGCTGCTGAAAAGAAATGGAGAAGTTCTAAAGATACAACCCCTCCTGACTTATATGCCAA ATTTATAAGTGCTCTATACCACCTACTTGATGGTTCTGCTGACAATACCAAGTTTGAAGATGATTGCCGTACGATCATTGGAACTCAATCCTATCTACTTTTTACGTTGGACAAGCTAATCTATAAAGTTGTTAAACAG CTTCAAGCAATGGCTTCAGATGAGATAGACAATAAGCTTCTTCAACTCTCCTTGTATGAAAAATCAAGGCGATCGGGCAGATCTTCTGATTTAGTTTATCATGAGAACATTCGTGTGCTTCTTCATGATGAGAACATATACAGATTTGAATGT TTTTCGCAGTCTTCATATGTGACCCGACTATCCATTCAGCTTATGGAATATGGACACGAGAAGCCCGAAGCCACTGCTGTCTCTATGGATCCCAGCTTTTCAGGTTATCTTTACAGTGATTTTCTGTCGAGTATTCCAGACAAGAAAGGAGCAGAGGGTGTCTTTCTGAGAAG GAACAAGCGCAAATATGGGGATGATGATGAATATGCTTCTACTTACAAGGCCATGAGTAGGTTCCAAGTTATCAATGGTTTGGAATGCAAGATATCTTGCAGTTCCTCAAAG GTGTCTTATGTGCTAGACACAGAAGATTTCCTGTTCCGAGGGAGAAAGAAAAGGATATACTCTTGTGGGGGGACCATTATTTGTGGCCAAGCTCAACCTTCACAAGCACATGATGCAAAAGTACAGCAGTTTCATCGATTCTTATCCAGATCCTAG